The DNA sequence CTTGATATAGAAGAAATAGATTAAGTTAAAATTTGTAAAAGTACACTTTGAGCGTTATAATTACTTTGCATGATAAAGATTATAGGAGGGTAATAAAATGGATGTAAATACGTATTTTAATTTCCAAAATAGTATTGAAGCCTTAAAGTTCTATGAAGAAAAATTGGGTGCTACAGATATTATGAGAGTTCCAGGTAATCATGAAATGTTCAAAGATGCCCCAGAAGAATTTAAAATGCCCGAATCTTTTACTATGAATGCAAGTTTTAAAATATTAGATAAAACATTTTTATGTAGTGATACTTGGCAAAATAAACCTATAGATAATGAAGGTGCACAAGTATGCTTCCAATTTAATTATGATAACGTTGAAGATAGAGAAGCGATTCAAGAATTATTTAAAAAGGCGGAAGACGCTGGATGCAAAATTCAAATGCCGTTAAATAAAGTAGAATGGTCACCAATGTTTGGTTCATTTAAAGATCCATTTGGTGTTTCGTGGATGGCTAATGCTTATACTGAATAAATAAAAACTGCTCGCAGCATTTGCGAGCAGTTTTGTTTGTAGATAAACTTAACCGCTTAAAAACTCGCTTGCCTAG is a window from the Mammaliicoccus sp. Marseille-Q6498 genome containing:
- a CDS encoding glyoxalase/bleomycin resistance/extradiol dioxygenase family protein, encoding MDVNTYFNFQNSIEALKFYEEKLGATDIMRVPGNHEMFKDAPEEFKMPESFTMNASFKILDKTFLCSDTWQNKPIDNEGAQVCFQFNYDNVEDREAIQELFKKAEDAGCKIQMPLNKVEWSPMFGSFKDPFGVSWMANAYTE